The Salvelinus fontinalis isolate EN_2023a chromosome 24, ASM2944872v1, whole genome shotgun sequence genome has a segment encoding these proteins:
- the LOC129822042 gene encoding mitogen-activated protein kinase kinase kinase kinase 5-like codes for MDSQNRAALDISTRNPQEDFEILLRVGGGTYGEVYKARNKQNGELAAIKVIKMEPEEDFSVIQQEIIIVKSCKHRNIVAYYGSYIQANKLSICMEFCGGGSLQDVYHVTGPLSELQIAFICREMFQGLDYLHGQKKIHRDIKGANILLNDQGEVKLADFGISAQITATLARRMSFIGTPYWMAPEVAAVEIKGGYNELCDVWSVGITAIELAELQPPLFDVHPLRVLFLMSKSGYQPPKLKEKSKWSSIFYNFVKTMLIRNTKKRPSASKMLTHLFLTQPCLRQNLILDLLEKLRHPEKLKPCLPSEEEDVEVVVPGSLRRIHSINRHNQAERTNSDISLEQLYTKRPVKSAPPEAMVRPTVQCSTLGSTGSDKSLIRDQCLDSDDDYDDVDIPTICTRSETIPLDDTPPPLPPKPKVYTSSEEFVTGADERGRILRTLYAPSPLLRTSSGTHTRPVPRPRSQRNVNSDPVSFPLHITDRSAGLQPPELPPKKDRGRRQPPQGPVECPSPVLKKPPVYFKKVFHGCPLKVNSSTMWDHPTTKDHHLILGADEGIYTLNLNSSEATMELLYPGKCSWVYTISNVLMSISGKSSQLHSHLLKELYEQARKEQRMVALPTHRLLPRKFAVSCKIPDTKGCKTCSVASNVQRGCVFLCCAQETSVVLLQWYEPMHKFMLIKHFDFPLPSPLRVFEMVVAPQQEYPLVCIRVHRGPSPEQPIQLDNMNLNSNTSWFTNTGLESRCPGTVQVNQLDCNTLLVLFENSVHIVGLEGAQRSHRTLQAETTFTFDVEAVVYFENTLLAMWRHGWQRRGEGPDVLQEITDPKKTYRLVGSDRIVVMETRQCEDHSGLCNLYILEIAENYVPVP; via the exons ATGGACTCCCAGAACCGGGCTGCACTGGACATCTCCACCCGGAACCCCCAGGAGGACTTTGAGATTCTGCTCCGGGTCGGTGGAGGAACCTATGGCGAGGTTTACAAG GCTCGGAACAAGCAGAACGGGGAGCTGGCAGCCATCAAGGTCATCAAGATGGAGCCAG AGGAGGACTTCTCAGTAATCCAGCAGGAGATCATCATAGTGAAGAGCTGCAAGCACCGCAACATTGTGGCCTACTATGGcagctatataca ggcAAACAAGCTGTCGATCTGCATGGAGTTCTGTGGAGGAGGCTCTCTTCAGGACGTttaccatg TGACCGGGCCTCTCTCTGAGCTTCAGATTGCATTTATCTGCAGGGAGATGTTTCAG GGTCTGGATTACTTACATGGCCAGAAGAAGATTCACAGAGACATAAAG GGGGCCAACATCCTCCTGAATGACCAAGGAGAGGTGAAGCTAG CGGACTTTGGGATTTCGGCACAGATCACGGCTACTTTGGCACGGCGGATGTCCTTCATCGGGACTCCTTACTG GATGGCGCCAGAGGTGGCTGCCGTGGAGATAAAGGGGGGTTACAATGAGCTgtgtgacgtgtggtctgtgggAATCACTGCCATCGAGCTGGCTGAGCTGCAGCCTCCCCTATTCGATGTGCACCCACTACG GGTGCTGTTCCTCATGTCCAAAAGTGGCTACCAGCCTCCTAAACTAAAGGAAAAGTCCAAATG GTCCTCGATTTTCTATAACTTTGTCAAGACTATGCTGATCAGGAACACTAAGAAGAGACCCAGTGCCTCAAAGATGCTGACA cACCTGTTTCTGACCCAGCCGTGTCTGAGACAGAATCTGATCTTGGATCTGCTGGAGAAGCTGCGTCACCCTGAGAAACTGAAGCCCTGCCTgccgtctgaggaggaggacgtggAG GTTGTGGTACCCGGCTCCTTGAGAAGGATTCACTCCATTAACAGACACAACCAGGCAGAGAGAACCAACTCTGACATCAGCT tggagcagctctACACCAAGAGACCAGTAAAGTCAGCCCCACCAGAAGCaatg GTACgacctacagtacagtgttcCACACTGGGATCCACTGGCAGCGACAAGAGTCTAATCAG GGACCAATGCCTGGACTCGGATGATGACTACGATGACGTGGACAT TCCCACCATCTGCACCAGGAG CGAAACAATCCCACTAGATGACACCCCACCCCCACTCCCTCCTAAG CCCAAAGTTTATACCAGTTCAGAGGAGTTTGTGACAGGGGCGGACGAACGTGGCCGGATACTGCGCACCCTCTACGCCCCCTCGCCGCTTCTGCGGACATCTAGTGGCACCCACACACGCCCTGTCCCTCGTCCACGGTCCCAGCGAAACGTCAACTCCG ACCCTGTTTCCTTCCCATTACACATAACAGACAGATCAGCGGGCCTCCAACCGCCTGAGCTGCCCCCCAAGAAAGACAGGGGAAGGAGACAGCCCCCCCAG GGTCCAGTTGAATGTCCCAGCCCTGTGCTGAAGAAACCACCA GTGTACTTTAAGAAAGTATTCCATGGCTGTCCATTGAAAGTGAATAGTTCAACGATGTGGGACCATCCGACAACCAAAGACCACCACCTGATTCTGGGAGCAGACGAGGGGATCTACACCCTCAACCTGAACAGCTCAGAGGCCACCATGGAGCTG CTCTATCCAGGAAAGTGCAGCTGGGTTTACACCATTAGTAATGTCCTCATGTCAATATCAG GTAAGTCGTCCCAGCTCCATTCTCACTTACTGAAGGAGTTGTATGAGCAGGCCCGAAAGGAGCAGCGAATGGTGGCCTTGCCAACCCACAGACTATTGCCTAG GAAGTTTGCTGTCTCATGTAAGATACCGGACACCAAAGGCTGCAAGACCTGCTCAGTGG CCAGTAATGTGCAGCGGGGCTGTGTGTTCCTGTGCTGTGCCCAGGAGACCAGTGTGGTGCTCCTGCAGTGGTACGAGCCCATGCATAAATTCATGCTCATCAAG CACTTTGACTTCCCCCTGCCCAGTCCCCTGCGTGTGTTTGAGATGGTGGTGGCACCGCAGCAAGAGTACCCTCTAGTGTGTATCAGGGTACACAGGGGCCCCAGTCCTGAGCAGCCCATTCAACTGGACAACATGAACCTCAACTCCAACACCTCTTGGTTCACCAACACTGGCTTAG AGAGCCGGTGTCCTGGCACAGTGCAGGTGAACCAGCTGGACTGTAACACTCTGCTGGTGCTCTTTGAGA ATTCAGTACACATAGTGGGCCTGGAGGGGGCGCAGAGGAGCCACAGGACGCTTCAAGCTGAGACCACTTTTACTTTTGATGTGGAAGCTGTAG tgTATTTTGAGAACACTCTGCTGGCCATGTGGCGTCATggctggcagaggagaggagagggcccaGACGTACTGCAGGAGATCACAGACCCCAAGAAGACCTACCGTCTAGTGGGATCAGACCG GATAGTTGTCATGGAGACGCGGCAGTGTGAGGACCATTCGGGGCTCTGTAACCTGTACATCCTGGAGATTGCCGAGAACTATGTCCCAGTACCTTGA